The Cytobacillus sp. NJ13 sequence TTCACAGAAATCATAAAGGATGCAAAAGGTGAAGCCATCTATGTCAAAACGTCAGGGCCAAGTGCCCTATCGATCCAAAATGAACAAATTAATCATCATGGTCCTAATATTCACAATGACGGCTTTGGAGCGCCAATCGGAAAACTTTCAGGCCGCATTCAGCTTGAAAAGCAGACCGAACAGAGCCTGAAGAAGCTCGGCATCGAGATGAACAAAATGATGCAAATCACCTTCGAAAGCGGTATAGAAGTTTCCGGCCATGTGACGAATCTATTATTTAATCATGATTCTCTTATTTTAATATCACTTGAAGAATGTCTCGTCAAAAAGGGAGAAGAAATCTTGTTCCATCCCACTTGGGGCACATATGATTTAGCTGTAGGCAGCCAGATTGTTTCTGCACGGCCAATCGCAGCGGATTACGCTGCATTCCATGGGGAACCCGTTATGAATGAAGAAAGCCAAAAAGAAGGAAAAATCCTTACGCTTCTGGAAGAATTATATGGGGAAGTAAGGCAAATCCGGGAAACGAATTTCCCTCAGGATGTCCTTCTTCACAGTGTTATTGGAAAAATTCTCGATGAGTTCCCGGAAGAATGGCTGCTTCAGCTGGAAGTTCTGGAATTGCTTGAAAAGCATGACAAAGAATCGCCTTTGAAAAAACTGCTCCTGGACCAGCTTGAAAAGTTAAGTAAGGAAGAACGCTATGTCCGCCTGATTCAAAACGGACTTGATGTCATCTTTGATCGGAGGAATGTCACAGTATGACAAGATTAAGTGAAGAAGAAATAGCCCAGCACCTATCCACACTGCCGGACTGGAAAAGAAAAGACAGCAAATGGATTGAACGCCGTTACCGCTTCAAAGAATATTTAGAAGGTATCGCATTCGTAAATAAAATAGCGGACCTTGCCGAAAAAGAAAATCATCATCCTTTTATCACCATTCAATACAAAATGGTGATCGTCTCCCTCACTTCCTGGAGTGAAAATGGGCTGACAAGTCTGGATTTTAAGTTAACCCGGCAGATAGATGATGTTTATCTTGCAGACCATTACTAAAAAAATAAGTACCTACTCATGAGGCAAGATAAATCCCCAACCACAAAGAATAAAAAGAATGCCCCATTTAGAATGAAAACTAACTGGGGCTTATTCCTATAGCGCTGACTGCAAATCCTCAATTAAATCTTCAGCATCTTCCAGGCCAACCGAAATGCGGATCAGGCCGTCTGTAATACCCAATTCCTGACGGCGTTCTCTCGGAATCGATGCATGCGTCATTTTGGCTGGAAGGGAAATCAGGCTTTCAACTGCTCCCAAACTTTCTGCAAGGGTAAAGTATTTTACTTTTTTCAGCACCTCTTCTGCCTTTTCACCGGTTCCGGCATCAAAGGAAATCATTCCGCCAAAGCCCCGTGCCTGCTTCGAGTGAATGTCATACCCTTTATGATCTTTAAAACCTGGATAATAAACCTTTGAAACCTGCGGATGATCGGCAAGAAAATGTGCCACCCTTTTCGCATTTTCTTCAATTTCCTCCATCCGAATTGCCAGTGTCCGAATTCCCCTGATTAATAGCCAGCTATCCTGCGGCCCCAAAACAGCACCGATTGAATTTTGGATGAAGTGCATATCTGCTGCAAGCTGTTCGGAATTCACCACAACCAGCCCGGCAACAACATCACTATGTCCGCCTATATATTTGGTGGCACTATGCAGGACAATATCAGCTCCCAGTTCAATTGGATTCTGCCAGTAAGGTGTACTGAAGGTGTTATCCACAATCATAAGCAAATTCTTGGATTTGGCCAGCTTGGAGATTCCGGCCAAGTCTGTAATCTTCAGCAATGGATTTGTTGGCGTCTCAACATAAATGGCTTTTGTATTTTCCTGTATCTCCGCTTCCACAGCAGCCAAATCACTTGTATCCACAAAGGTTACATCTACATTATATTTCGTCAAAACCTTTGTCACTAACCGATAGGACCCGCCATACACATCATCTGTGAAAATAACATGATCTCCTGTTGAAAATAAGTGCATTACAGAAGAGATAGCTGCCATGCCGGAACCGAAAGCAAAGCCGCGGTATCCGCCTTCCAAATCCTTTATTAATTCCTCCAGTGCATGCCTTGTCGGATTTCCGGTTCTTGCGTACTCATAAACGAAATTGCCCACACCATCTTGTTTAAAGGTACTGGCATGGTGGACAGGTATGGAAACGGCACCTGTATGTTCATCCCTGGAGATGCCGCCGTGAATCATTTGTGTTTTCTTTCTCATTGTTTATCCTCCTCATAAATAGATTTACTTAAATACCGCTCACTGCTGTCAGGAAAAATCGTGAGAATATTCGTGCCAGGCGGAGCATTTTCAGCTTCTCTCAATACTGCTTCGAAAGCAGCTCCTGACGAACTTCCAACTAAGTATCCTTGCAGCAATGCCAGCTCCTTCACTCGTTTAAAGGCATCTTTATCTGAAATTGTATGAATGGCGTCAAATAAGTCTGTTTCCATGTACGGTGGCAAAAACTCCATCCCGATTCCCTCGGTTCGATGCGGCCCTGCCTTTCCGCCATTTAAAATGGAGCCTTCAGGTTCGACAATAACTGTCTTTATCTTTGGATTCTTTTCTTTAAAAAATCTGGCGCAGCCCATGAACGTACCGCCAGTCCCTGCTCCTGCTGCAAAAATATCAATCTTCCCATCTAACGCTTCGAAAATCTCAGGTCCCAATGTTTCATAATACGTTTGTGGGTTATTTTCATTGCTAAATTGCTGAGGACTATAGGAATTAGGAATTTCCTGCAATAATTCATGTGTTTTCCTAATAGCGCCTTCCATGCCCTCTTCAGTCGGCGTATTAATAACTTCTGCCCCTAACGCTTTCATTAGTTCCTGTTTTTCAATGCTGAATTTTTGAGGTACGACACAGATGACTTTGATCTTCTTTCCAATAGCAGCCAGCGCTAAGCCGATCCCTGTATTCCCTGCAGTCGGTTCAATTACAGCGCCATCTTCCGGGAGAAGCCCATCCTCAATCGCTGTCTGAATCAGCTTTTGTCCTAACCGGTCCTTTACACTGCCGCCCGGGTTAAAATATTCAAGCTTTGCGAAAACATTTACTCCCTGCGGAACAGCATAGTGTTTGATTTTCACAAGAGGGGTATGCCCAATCAGTTCTTTCACACTGCTGTAATAATTCATCGTCAGCACCTCTGTTTTTCACAAAGAATGGTTACTCTTCACCATTGCGTTTTTTGGATACTTCTTACGTTTCATTTAATTCTTATTATTCCTACTTGTATAGTATGTTTTAAAATGTTTTTTGTCAATTATCGGCTAAAAAATCATCTGGCGACGAGATTTAAGGAAAATTCCAAAGTTGCCAAGCGAGATATTTATTCATACTATACCAATAAGTATTATAAGAATTATAAGGAGTGATTTTTCAATGGGCCGTGAATTTATAGATTTGTTTGACCATTGGGCAGAATCCTATGATCAGGCTGTTACGGGTAAAGACCTTGAATATCAAGAGGTGTTTTTGAATTATGAACATATCCTTCAAGAGGTTGCCAATCATGTGAATGGGAATGTAATTGAATTTGGTGTAGGCACTGGCAATTTAACTAAGAAACTCTTGGAAAAAGGGGCTAATGTAACTGGAATTGAACCTTCTGCAGCCATGAGGGATATAGCAGGTGAAAAGTTGCCTAATGTTCCGTTATTAAATGGTGATTTTCTGGATTTCCAAATAAATGGTCCCATAGATGCCTTCGTTTGCACCTACGCTTTCCATCACTTAAAGGACACCGAAAAAGCTGAAGCCATCACAAAATACAGCTCTCTGCTTTCAAAGGGCGGCAAAGTGATTTTTGCAGATACCGTCTTTGAAAGTGAAGAGGATAAACAGGCTGTCATTAAAGAGGCAAAAAAGAACCATTTTCTCAGCCTTGCACAGGACCTGGAAACTGAATATTATACAACAATTCCTGTATTAGATGAGATCTTTCAATCCAATGATTTTTCAGTCCAGTTTAAACAGCTCAATCGGTTTGTGTGGCTCATATATGCTTTAAAACTTTAAAAATTTGGTGTTGCCACCCCATAAAACCAACTTGACAAATAGGAATTATAAGAATTAAAATATGGTTATTATTAATATATTGCCGATCAGTCTGCTGAAGGCCCTGCGGAATAGCAAATAGCTATCCCCGCAGGGCCTTTGTTGTTATCGGTGTAAAAGGCGGGTGAGATGGAACAAAGCGGGTTTACAACTTAAAACGTTTAGGGGGATTGAAAAATGAATAGCTGGAAGTATGTGAAATCTTTTGTTGTTTTTGTATTCCTGATCGGATGGCTGGCCGGATGCCAGGCACAATCGGCAAGCACACGAAGCGATTCTGATGATAAAAAAAATGAAGACGGACTAACAGTTACAATAGGAATCCAGCAAAGCATCTGGCCTATTCTATTAGCCAAGCACAAAGGCTGGTTTGAAGAAGAGTTTGAGAAAGCAGGAGTAAAAGTAAAATGGGCGGAATTCCAAAGTGGTCCTTCTTACTTTGAAGCAATTGCATCTAACCGCATTGACTTTGGACGTGTTGGAAATATCCCGGTGATTGCCGGTCAAAGCGGCGGGATTGGCTTTAAAGAGATTGCCGTTGCCAGCACCGGAGAGAGAGGAGATGCTCTTCTGGTGCCTAAAGACAGCCCTATTACATCCGTAAAGGATTTAAAAGGCAAAAAAGTGGCGGTTGCAAAAGGAAGCAGTTCATTTGGCCTCCTTTACCGCCTTCTGGAAAAGGAAAACATCAAGCCGTCAGAATTGGAAATCATTCAACTTCAGCCTGATGAGGCACAGCCTGCTTTTGAAACGAAGAAAGTCGATGCGTGGGCAATCTGGGAACCTTATCAGTCCATTCAAGTGGTCAAAAACGGCGCAAAAGTCATCGCAAATGGTGAAACGATCGGAACCTTCAGCCCCGGATTTCAAATTGTCCGTACACAATTCGCAAAAGAACATCCTGAACTTGTCGAACTTTATCTTAAGGTAACGGAGAAAGCAACAAGATGGCAGCTTGAAAACAAAAAGGAAGCAATCGAAATATATGCAGATCTGAAGAATACGGATAAAGAAGTTATTGCGAGAGTGCTGGAAAACTCCGTTCCGGCCAATACACCAATCAGTCCGGAAATTGTGGAGACACAGCAGGAATCTGCTGCACTTCTATTAGAATTGGGAGGACTCAACAAAGAAATCAATGTTTCTGAAGTTGTTGATAACTCTTATATTGAGAAAGTCTTAAAAGAATACAAATAACCATTTATTAACCCAAAGAGAAGAACCCCGCTGAAATTAACCTGAGCGGGGTTCTTCTTTAGCTTACCCTGCTGGATGAACATTTTGAACTTTGTCCGGAAAGGGCAGCCCAAGATTGCCTCGCAGGGTTTCACTTGTATATTCTGTTCTAAAAAGGCCCCTATTTTGAAGAATAGGAATAACGTTTTGAACAAAATCTGAAAAGCCTTCACTCATTAGCTGAGGCATGATGTTAAATCCATCAGCACCCCCATTTTCAAACCATAGCTGAAGTTCATCCGCTATCTGCTCAGCTGTCCCGGCAATCGTATAATGCCCCCT is a genomic window containing:
- a CDS encoding 4a-hydroxytetrahydrobiopterin dehydratase codes for the protein MTRLSEEEIAQHLSTLPDWKRKDSKWIERRYRFKEYLEGIAFVNKIADLAEKENHHPFITIQYKMVIVSLTSWSENGLTSLDFKLTRQIDDVYLADHY
- a CDS encoding bifunctional cystathionine gamma-lyase/homocysteine desulfhydrase, translated to MRKKTQMIHGGISRDEHTGAVSIPVHHASTFKQDGVGNFVYEYARTGNPTRHALEELIKDLEGGYRGFAFGSGMAAISSVMHLFSTGDHVIFTDDVYGGSYRLVTKVLTKYNVDVTFVDTSDLAAVEAEIQENTKAIYVETPTNPLLKITDLAGISKLAKSKNLLMIVDNTFSTPYWQNPIELGADIVLHSATKYIGGHSDVVAGLVVVNSEQLAADMHFIQNSIGAVLGPQDSWLLIRGIRTLAIRMEEIEENAKRVAHFLADHPQVSKVYYPGFKDHKGYDIHSKQARGFGGMISFDAGTGEKAEEVLKKVKYFTLAESLGAVESLISLPAKMTHASIPRERRQELGITDGLIRISVGLEDAEDLIEDLQSAL
- a CDS encoding cysteine synthase family protein; its protein translation is MNYYSSVKELIGHTPLVKIKHYAVPQGVNVFAKLEYFNPGGSVKDRLGQKLIQTAIEDGLLPEDGAVIEPTAGNTGIGLALAAIGKKIKVICVVPQKFSIEKQELMKALGAEVINTPTEEGMEGAIRKTHELLQEIPNSYSPQQFSNENNPQTYYETLGPEIFEALDGKIDIFAAGAGTGGTFMGCARFFKEKNPKIKTVIVEPEGSILNGGKAGPHRTEGIGMEFLPPYMETDLFDAIHTISDKDAFKRVKELALLQGYLVGSSSGAAFEAVLREAENAPPGTNILTIFPDSSERYLSKSIYEEDKQ
- a CDS encoding class I SAM-dependent methyltransferase — its product is MGREFIDLFDHWAESYDQAVTGKDLEYQEVFLNYEHILQEVANHVNGNVIEFGVGTGNLTKKLLEKGANVTGIEPSAAMRDIAGEKLPNVPLLNGDFLDFQINGPIDAFVCTYAFHHLKDTEKAEAITKYSSLLSKGGKVIFADTVFESEEDKQAVIKEAKKNHFLSLAQDLETEYYTTIPVLDEIFQSNDFSVQFKQLNRFVWLIYALKL
- a CDS encoding aliphatic sulfonate ABC transporter substrate-binding protein, producing MNSWKYVKSFVVFVFLIGWLAGCQAQSASTRSDSDDKKNEDGLTVTIGIQQSIWPILLAKHKGWFEEEFEKAGVKVKWAEFQSGPSYFEAIASNRIDFGRVGNIPVIAGQSGGIGFKEIAVASTGERGDALLVPKDSPITSVKDLKGKKVAVAKGSSSFGLLYRLLEKENIKPSELEIIQLQPDEAQPAFETKKVDAWAIWEPYQSIQVVKNGAKVIANGETIGTFSPGFQIVRTQFAKEHPELVELYLKVTEKATRWQLENKKEAIEIYADLKNTDKEVIARVLENSVPANTPISPEIVETQQESAALLLELGGLNKEINVSEVVDNSYIEKVLKEYK